DNA from Meleagris gallopavo isolate NT-WF06-2002-E0010 breed Aviagen turkey brand Nicholas breeding stock chromosome 12, Turkey_5.1, whole genome shotgun sequence:
AAGTTACAATCCTCTTGAAATACACGTCTGGTTTTACCTCTCCTTTTGGCTACCTAGCACCTAATTCTTTTGGCGACAGGTTACCTTATAGTAGACCACAACCAGAAATCTTTTGCAGTGATACTTTTCTTCACACTGTTCAATGATTGGAAGGGCTTTCCTGAACAGGTTTCCTGTAACTTGTAGGGGTTCAGTCGCCAGTCATCACTGCTCTTCAAGATTCTCTCTAGTGTTCGAAACCATCAAATAAACTCTGACTTAGCTCAACTGCTACTACGTCTGGATTATAACAAGTATTACACACAGGCTGGAGGAACCTTGGGCAGGTAGGAATGACTTCAGGAGTGCTTGCAGAATTATCTTGAGACACTTGAAATATAAAGCATGCTAAACAATCATAATTAAGCAATGTTCATTTCATAAGCCAAAATTACTGGAAGCAAAATGCTTCAAGTAACAAAACAGACTGATTTGGTTTCTGGTTTTTGCATGTGCTTCCCTCCATTGTTTTGAGCTACCTGCTAGTTAATACTCGCTGAGAAATGGTGATGGGTGTTAATAGAGGGGTGCTCCTTGAAATTTGTTAATATTAATAAATTGATATGTTAATATTGCATCCTTTTCTTGCAGTTTTGGGGTTTGAGCACTAAGACCTTTTCTTCAAACTGCAACCAATAGCAGAGTGAGCAGTGAAGCCTGTGGAGTTGGCTCTTGCCTAGTGAAGCACTGTCAAAAAGAGCTGGGAGGAGGTGCCACCTATCTGCAACTGCCTAGTGATTACAGAAAGCTTCTCCATTTGTTCAGAACTAGTTCAAATATGCTTTCCGCAGCCTTCATATGCTCATAAATGCTTCCAGAGAGGCAGTCTATGCTTcaagaagtggggaaaaaaaaaaacaaaacagaatgatgTCTTGGCTGTTCAGTTGGACTGCGACACTTGGCAATCTGGAGTATGCAGGAAGTAGTCTGTTGTTCTTGACCATGAATGAAGTTTTagctttcttcagaaattgAACTTGGCTATCGTAAACCAGTTTATCGCATGTCTGCTAATCAAATACCTTTATGTAAAAGCAACAACTACAATAGCATTTTGAGATAGACTGGACTGAACAGAgtttaagaatatttttcttttacagagaaAGCATGTGACATTGCTAGCCCAGTCcttaatatattttaacatgCTGGAATTATTCACACCTGTTAATATTTGCACCGTTCAAAGTGCAGATCTCCCTCTGCTAACAGAAAAAGGTGCTAGAACTAAAGCTAGGGAGAAACTTAAGACATCATCTGTATCTGTACCCTGTTTTCATTCAAGGCTATTTAGAATGCTGCTTGTGACTAGCGTACTGACTTGCTCAAACCAAGGTAAATCTTTGGcatgcactttttttccccctgcaccTCAGGCTCCCATCAGTTTATTTGTCCTaattccctttccttttccactttTGTATTGCCAGTCTGTGCTGAGGCAGGTTAATATCTGTGTAGTCATAacaggagggaagaaaaaaaaagtagccaaACCAAAACAGTACTTTGTTCTCACAGTTCTTGCCAGTTGCTTCAGCAGTATCTTGTTCCAGCAAGTTGTAGCAGTACACAACattctgttcttccaaaaaacaaaagtggTGCTGGTGCCCTGAACTCAGTCATAAGTCCAtcattctgtaaataaaatctGCCACCTTTCCATCCCTTTGTCATTGACTTTGTGTTGGGGTCAGGTTTTAGAGAAAGTAGAATATTTAACCTATTCAGCCCAGACAAGCataagcatttcttttccctctacCCTCATCTAGGCAAGGCAGATAAATGAGAAAACCCAATAGCTAACACAAGAAATTGAACATTTATTTCATGATAAAAGTTCAGCAGATAAAACTATATACAATAAACCATGCACGCTGTCCAATTCCACAAACATTTAAAACCTGATTAAAACAGTCTGCACAATGGTGGGACAGCAGGACAAAGTTTCAGCTTAATGAGGGACATAGTCATGTTTGTATTTTGGATGCTTGTTGTAGCCTACTCTCTCTCCAGCAATAAGGCTCTGGATCACCCACTCTTGTGAGACAACAGGCAGCCTTAATGCCTCTGCGCACTTCAAGACAACAGCTGGGCAGGAAAGATCAGTCACCACCACATCATAAACACCCAAAGCAATATCTGCGTATGAAGAAAGAGGTGCTGgtcaaggttaaaaaaaaaaaaaaaaaaggactctTCCTTGCAACAGCAGATAAGTCTGTTTAACTATCATACTACCATGAATCTCCTTAGCATCTCCCATTGCTAGCCTATGGATTCTTTTTGTTAGAAGACAAGCTATATAGCAACACTGGGCATTGGAAAGTAAAGAATTCCTCGTAGAGCAGATAGAAGTTCACAGAAAACTAGCAGCCGAGAGCACAAGCAAGAGCAGATAACCATGCATTCTGACCTCAGGCTGCAATACTAGGGCCTGCATGCCATACAGAGAAGCAACAAGTTGTATGTGTATACAGGAATTCAGAAGAACATGGAAACAGCTCTAGTGGCCTACAGAAGGCTCAGGAGCAATTCTTTAAGGCTGACAATCTGATCCTGAATTGCTGCACTGTATCATTCACTGGAAGGTAGAGCTTCTGTATGTAATCGAGTCTACATTCAGGCAGAGAGCTAGTGGCAGCATTTTGCCTTACTTTGTGCTTAAAGACATGCTTGTAAGCCATcctaaatgatttttaaaaccatactagagagcagagcagcataGGATGTCCAGCTACTAGAGAAAGCCAATGAGTACCTTTGTTGTTAGCatttgaaaaatgctgcttAACAGAGGATGCTCCCCCAGTCATAAGGATTTCAGACCACAGATCCAGGAAGTTCTGCTGCTGATCTGATACCAGGAGAACCTTCAGGTTACGGAATGGGTTTTCTCGTGGGTGCCTGTGGAAGAAATAATTGCAGACTGTTAAAGATACCTGATAATCTTATGGCTTTCCAATACTTTAAGGGAACTaataagcaggagggaaatcaactttttatatAAAGTAGacagtaataggacaagggggaatgattttaaactagaGGGAAGGTTTAATGGATGTCAGGGCGAGGGTGCTctggtgctggaacaggttgcccagagaggttgtgatgttcaaagccaggttggatggggccctggggaACCTcatctagtacttgatctagcagttgtCAACCCTGTCTGCAGCACAGGGGTTGGAACCCAATGATcactgaggtcccttccaacccaagccattccatgattctatgataacccCAGATTTTATTTGAGGACCATTATTTACCTCCCCATGTTGACTGATCAGCTCCCATATTAGTACTTTTAATATCTTAACAGCACACATTCCTGAAATACTTGGAACAATTTTCCTCTACTTACAGATAGTAAACAGAGCTAGACCACACTGGCAGTGTGTGCACATATACATGTGGGTATGCATATGCATGGATGCAGCCACCTGAATGCAGAGTTAGGCTAATCTCTGATCCTGAACAACATACTTTGTGCATACCCAAAACACCTCAGTTTTAATAGGGCCAAGCAATCTAACATGAGTCCCCAGACCAAGAGATTCCAGGGATTTGAAGTCTGCTTTTGTCTGCTCGCCACTGTCTCCAATGAGTCTCAGAATAGAACAGGGATTAAGTTCTgtagaaataccaagaaagcaTCCTGAATTCAAAACATGCCGGAGAATAAGTTACGATAGTATTGCTCTGAGCTATTAAAGAGACCAGCTAAGTGAGTGGGAAGTCTTGCCTGAATTTTGTGTTTCTTACGAGACAAAACTCTCTCTTCCTGGGAGACTCTTTTTGTACATACAGCAACCAAACCCACCTTGGTATTGGAGCCACatccaaggaaaagaaatggaaatgcatttCTATACAAATGGCAAACATGGGGAGCAGTACTATAGACACCTTCAGTACTTGCAAGACTCAAAAGCTAACCAAGCATAAGATCTCCCTTTCCTTAAATCTTTACCCTGTGCACTTACACCTTGGTTATAACTTATGACACTTACCATTCTAGCAATTTTTGCTCCTGCAGGCTATAACCAGCTGGCAAAAGGTAATTCCGGTAATTCTGAAGCTGGTTAGCATGACAGCTATCGTAAACCCAGATATGAGACACGCAAGGGATCCCTCGGGCAAGGCACAGCAAGTATTTCCGTGTTCGACAATGCTGATCCGCAATTAAAAGACACTGATATGCTGCATTACACTTCaggagagattaaaaaaaacatgtaaaCTGGAAACAAAGTGCTTGGAAAAAAGCCTTGAAATTATCTGCAGCTGAAcagtaacaaagaaaacaatcaaaacacTTTTCACAGCCTTATTATGTGAGAACTGAATTCAATTCACAGACCAGAATAACCTATTCCAAGCTGTGTAGCATGAGGTAAAAACTCCACCTATTCCTTTTGTATCATATCTCTCTCTATTTCagataaagaaagagaaacatctTTTAAACTATGACTAAGTCAGTGAAGACGACTCTACTCCCCGGCAAcagtttacatttttattagaaatcagcttttttttttaatgaagtaaaataaaaaacaagtctATAATTTGCCTTGAAGGCTGCACaacattcttctgcttttgccTGCAATCTTATGCTCTCTAAATAAAGCTTCAGGAAAAGAGTTGTAAACTAAACAAAGAAGTTAAAGATTTATTCTGGGTGCTATCATTACTCGTAGATTCTGCCAGTATCACTACATCAACCTTGAATTTCACATAAGACTAGGATAAATCCTTTGCATAGATTTCAATAGTAAACTTCAATTACTTGATCTACTGGATATGTAAGAATAAATCCAGTTTATCAAGAGCCATACTTGACAAAACTTGTTTAATAGATTACAGTACTGCTGATGGGTACAATTACAATATCACCTTTAAGGCCTTCACCAGCTCTGAAGTGAATCTGTATTCTGGTAGCATTACTTTGAATCTCTGAAGTTAATTGCCCCATATTACTAAGAGTCACTTCTTTATAGGCAGGTAAACTCAAGACAACAAAATTGCAGGAAATTAACTGCCATTTTGTGTGGTGATCAACTCCTGGGTTAAGCTGATCCATTATAATCTATAAAAGCAGCTGATGTTcagttttcatattttgttATATGCATAGATACACgcacaaataaatacaaatgcattGTGTTTGAGATCCAGACAGCCAATATGAACTTCTGTCCTTTGTGTTTATCTAGACAGTGACACTTCTCCTGTAATGACCATTTTGTGATAATTGTGATTATTGGCTACAGGTCACACTCAAGGAGTTGTGGTCAACTACTCAATGTTCAAGTGgagaccagtgatgagtggcattcctcagggatcgGTGCCATTTAACAACTTTGTAAGCAACACTCACAGTGGAATCaagtacaccctcagcaagcttgcagatgataccaagaCGTGAAGTGCAGCTGACACACAAgaggatgccatccagagggacctggacaagaGAGGCAGGCCCAGGCCAACCTCATGAAgctcaacaaggccaagtgcaacaTCCTGCACCTGGGTGGGGACAATCTCAAGCAGCAATACAGCCTCAGCAGAGAATAGTTTaaaagcagccctgaggaaaAGGATTTGAGAGTATTGATCGATGAAAGGTTCaacatgaaccagcaatgtgcacttgcagcccaggtGGCCAACCAtgtcctgggttgcatcaagagaagtgtgaccagcacATCGAGgaaggtgattctgcccctctgctcttctgataccccacctggagtactgtatccagttctcGGCCCCTGACACAAGAtggacatggagttgttggagcagatCCACAAAGATtaattagagggctggagcacctccctacaaggaggggaggagagagctggggctcctcagcctggagaagtgaaggctctgGGGGAcattatagcagccttccagtacctgaaaggggcatagaggaaagctggggagagacTTTTTGTAAGGTCACATAACAActggatgaggggaaatggctttcaACTGGAAGAGTGTAGATTTAGGCTAGGTATCaacaagaaattctttactgtgagagtggtgagacactggaacaggttgcccagtgaggttgtgggtaccccctccctggaagcactcaaaaccaggctggatggggctgtgagcaacctggtctggagggaggtgttggaactagatgatcttaaaggtcccttcctacccaaaccattctatgagtctatgaatTCCATTTGTCTGTTCTGCAACCTGAAGTTTCCTCAATATGTACTGACTAACCACCTCACATCATTCCTCAGATGAGAGGGTATACTTCCAGCTGCTTCTTGATGCCTGGTCAGATTGACAGCTGTTTTTCATCATGAGTCATTTACTAATTGTAAATCTGTTGCTTTTCAGTTTCAACTGTTGTCACCCCATAATGTGTTTCAACAGGAGCTATCCTACCCATCCCATTTAACTTGACTCCTACTTAAACTAGGCAGCATTTCTCATGGAGACAAAAACTGTCTCTAGCTGTCCAGATTTCCCAGGTAATGCTTAAGAATTATCACCACTAAATCACAAAAGTTTAATTATTCCCTCCTATAAGAACTGTGTTTAATTTACCTGCTATTCATCAGGAAGTGCCAAAAAGgtaaaagggaaaatgaaagaaggggaaagagcTCTATAGGAGCTCCCTCCTCTACATCACATCCATCACCTTTGGCTTACCATTACACAGCCGAGCACTGacacaaaaaacaactgtatatatagaaaagggaaaatacttAACATACATCTTGACTAAAATAACTCAGTTTCTCACTTTGATTCTGAAAACCATTGTGGATGGTGCTGCTTTTCAAGAAAAGCCTCAAAGCTGAACAACTGTGCTGACAAGAATCTCGTGAAGTTTAATGGAGACAAATCTTAAGTACCTCACCCAGGTAGGAATAACTCCAACACAAGTACAGTCTGGGGACTGATCAAATGAAAAGTAGCTTTGGAGAGAAGAACATGGAGCTCCAGGTGGAAGACAAATTAAACATGAGCAAGTGAAGAGTCTTTACAGCAAGCCAACCAGTATTACCGCATTaggaaaaacagaatcacagaatcactcaggttggaaaaagactttaaagatcatcaagtccaaccacaacctaacccATACTGctctaactctaacaaccctccactaaatcatgtccctgagcaccacatccaaatggtttttaaacactttcagggatggtgactcaacgACCTTCGTGGGGAGCCTATTCTGgtgcttaaccaccctttctgtaaagaagcgTTTCCTAGTGTCGAccctaaacttaccctggcgcaacttgaggccacttCCCCTCTTCCTGTCACCAACGAGAAGAGATCGACCCCGCTCTCGCTGCAAGCACCtctcagatattggaagagagcaataaggtctcccctcagcctccttttccccagattGAACAACCCTAGTTCCACATCACAAGTTAAGGTATGTTATCCTGCTGCCCTATGCAACACTGGCAAGACCAGATCTGTAGAATTCGGTTGtacagtacaagaaagacaggaacATTGAAGTAGCTCTCTTGGCTGGGCCTGCTTCTAAGATGATCTAGGAATTGGTGCATATGACATACAAGAGATTGAAAAGGCTGGACTCATTTAGACACATGAAGAGATTAAGTCATCTCACCAATGCATATTCACGACTGACAGGAGGGCACAGAAGATAAGAGACAAATAATATTTGATGATATCCACTTAAGACAGGATAcaaatttaaatacagaaaattccatttaaatatatatatattttttttttaattaaggcAATCAAACAcctctgcccagagaggctgtgcaaTCTCCATCCTCAGATATTCACCTGAACAAGATCCTGAGCAACTTGCTCAAGTTGGTCCTGCTTACAGCAAGGTGCTGGAGCAGACAGTCTACAGAAACTCCTTCCAATCACAACTACTTTAACTATCATTCTACAAATTACAATCAAGCCTTTACCTGTGTTTCATTAAAGTCTTCCAGGATATAGCCAGCTCCTGCTCGCAGCTGCTGTGCTATATAATGTTTGTTATATGGAGTCATCTCTAAGAAttctaaaacagaaatagaaagtTAAGATTTTGGCTATAATCCACTCacacccagaaaaaaaaaaaaaacaataacaaaggGAAACAGGACTATATTAGCCTAACTAGCCAAGTAAGCACCTCATGGCTTTCTTTATGCTGAAGTTCACTGTGTAGAATACACCTACTTTAGCGGAGGCAAACTGCAGCAACCCATTCATACTTTCAAGTCCCCGCTTTTCCATCACTTATCTCTCAAAATCTTGCTTCTCATCTTACATTTTTCTCAGACTGCTGGTCTCACCTTTCTTAGTTTGCTGAGCAGCCTTATAATCACTGATACATCATCATACATTTCAGGCTGTAAATTCTCTAAAACAGACTGAGTCTTAGCTCCTTTCTGCAAGGCATTAAAgagcaaaagaataaaacaaacactcACAAATGCCCGACCAGACTGCATCCAGCCCTTTTCCTACAGCCACAGCATTCCACTTGAAAAATACAATGGGTAAGGTTCACCTCaccttcttcctcctcactACTCCCTGCAGGACCATCTGAAGGCTTCAGGCAATTGGCCAGTTTGTCACTGGGTGTTGCCATGGTGAGGAGGAAGGCATAGCCCAAAAAGAGGGTCTTATTGTGCGGCAATGGTCCATGATGGTCCTCCAGAACTGGGGGATCTACACCTTCACAGGTACTCATGAACTCTCCTGTTTTCACAGCCCCTGTGGAAAGACAGAAGCATCACGAGTGTCACGTCAGGTTCAGCACAAAGACCTACAGAAGGATTTAGGATACATTCAACTTCAGTTACTTTACAGGAGAAGACAGGGAGACAAGTCTTGGTTAGGATTAAGCTAGGATAGGTTGGTATCTTTTTACCCTTACAGTTCGAAAGAGTCTTCAAATCAAAACTGGGGAGTGACTAATGGGACAACATTTCAGGTTACTGATAggctgccaaaaaaaaaaagggaccCTTCACAGCGTTAAGTGTGAAGGCACTTTAGGACTTACTAAGCAATAAGTTATGAAAGGAGACAGGCAACTAAGAAGATTCTCACCAGGCTTTACTGTTGCTGACTTACGGCCACGTTTAGCTGGGGATCTCTCTTCCTCAGAAGCAACAAGTTTCCTCTTGCCAGAAAGCATACCTGGTGGCACACGTGGACTTTCCATCCCTTTACGAGTGGGAGTTGTACTACTGCTGGAAGTGCTGGGAGAGACAAGGTTGCTGCGTCGCTTCCGCTTCCCCTCCACAAGATTATCTGTAATGGAATGTGAAAATTAAACTAGTCACCTACTGCCACCTAATTCCATGACCTTTGCTCATCCAAAGACGGCCGAACTCTCACTTCCTACTCCGTTCAGTCCAGCCAATCAGAGCTCCACGCATCTTTCAGCTCTTTTAGACCAACAAGCAGCATGGCTTCCTGCTCTTTGGGTTTCTACGTGCACTGTTCCTGCCCTTTTCAGCCCTACAAAGAGGGCAATAATGCTTCTTGCCCTTAGCAGTTTGGCCAATGAGAGCACGGTGTTTCTCCCCACTCTTTCCAGCCTGATCGCAGCATGGCACTGCATTCAATCCTTCTCATTTCCACCAGACAACAGCACTACTATTTCCCACCCTTTTCAGCCCAACCAGTGAGCGTGGTGCTGCTTCCTGTTCTTCTCATCCTAAGAAGTCAGAGTGCAGTGCTTCTTCACGCCCTTTGCAGCCCAACCAATCGTAGCATGGCACCGCTACATGAGTTTTCAGCTCAATCAATCATAGCACAACCTAAAGCTGCTTCCTGCTCTTCACATCCCAACCAGAGCATGGCACTCCCCCCCTTCTCAGCCAAGCCAGAGCACAGCACCACTTCCCATTCTTTTCAGCCCAACCAATCATAGCATGGTCCTACTTCCCTCCCTTTTCAATTGAACCAAAGTGTATTGTTGCTTCCTGTCCTTTTCAGTCCAACCAGAGTGCAGTGCCACTTCTTGTTCTTCTCATAccaatcatcacagaatcaccacggttggaaggaacctcaaggatcatgaatctccaaccccccgctacatgtagggccaccaacttccacattccataccagaccaggctgcccaggggcccCATCAACCTggcctggaacacctccagggatggacggggcatccacagcctctctgggcagctgttccagcacctcaccactctcacagcaaacaacttccccctaacatccaacctaaatctcccctccctcaacttcaaaccatttccccttgtcctgcagttatcaatcctttccaagagttgattccccttccctctgtaggctccttttaggtactgaaggctgcagtgaggtcaccccacagccttcttttctccaggctgaacaagcccagctcccccagtctgtcttcataggggaggtgctccagtcctctgatcatctttgcagcctcctctggaccctctctaacagctccctgtcttttttgtactgggggctccacacttggacgcagtattccagatgggacttcacaagagcagagtagaggaggacagTCACCTTCCTGTCTGTGCTGgtcacccctcttttgatggagcccaggatactatTTGCCTTCCGagccacaagagcacactgctggctcatgttaagttattcatctatcaagactccaggtccttctctgcagggctgctctcaaggaccgctccttccagtctgtatggatgcctgggattcctccggcccaagtgcaaaactctgcattttgctgcattgaacctcatcaggttcacccaggcccacctttcaaggGATGCCTTTcaatggcatcccttccttctaccgtgtcaaccgcaccactcagcttggtgccgtcagcaaacttgctgagggtgcactcgattcagtcattgatgtcattgacaaagatattaaagagcactggtcccaagacagagccctgggggatgctgcttgTTACCGGCCTCtacctggacacagagccattgatcaccaccctctgtctgcggcctttcaactagtttcttatccatcgcgtggtccacccatcaaatccacattcctccaatttggagacaaggatgtggtgggggtcacatcaaaggccttgctcaagtccaggtaagtGACAGCAATCGCCTTCCCCTTGTCCAccgatgctgtcactccatcatagaaggccaccagactggtcaGGCATGACCTTctcctggtgaagccatgctggctgtcttggatcacacGCTCgttcctcatgtgatcaagcatgtcatccaggaggatctgttcctgGATCTTCCCAGGCAGGAAGCATAGTACTTGTTCCTGCCCTTTACAGCCCAATCAGAGAGGAGGTGCATCCTACACTTTTCAGCCCAGTCATACCACAGAACTGCTTCCTATCGTTTTTAACTCAGTCAGAGCATGCTGCCACTTCACACTCCTCTGATCCCAACCTACCAGAGCACTGAGCTCCATCCCACCCTTTACAGCCCAACCAAAACACAACACCTCCTACCACTCTTTCCAGCTCAAGTGATCAGAGCATGgtgctgcttcctgcttttCTCATCCCAACCTACCACAGTACAGCACTGCTTCCCACCCTTTTCAGCCCAACCAATTCATGTGCAGTGcctcttcctgctcttttcagcagaaagaaagcatattGCTGACTCCCACCCTTTTTGGTCCATCTAATTAGAGCACAGTGTCACTTTCTGCTCATCTCAACACTGCTTCTCACCCTTTTAAGCCCAACTAATCACAACACGTTGTTACTTCCTGCTCGTCTCATCCCAACCGATCAtagcacagcactgcttcccaTCCTCTTCAGTCCAACCAATCCATGCATGGCATTGTTTCACCGCCTTTTTAGCCCATTTTTAGcgcagagcacagtgctgccttcCACCCTATTCAGTCAATGATAGCTCAGCACTTCCCACTCCTCTCAGCCAAACCAATCAGCACGTACCACTGCTTCCTGCACTTTACGGCCCAACTGTGTAGTGTTGCTCCCACCCTTTACAGTTCAACCAA
Protein-coding regions in this window:
- the TP53BP1 gene encoding TP53-binding protein 1, translated to MLGTRQGGKAPVTPRGRGRRGRPPSRTTGTRDLAGIPVVEDLSTTGSPEEKSFVRTIRLPDGGEKSDASGFCALRRSDSPEIPLQVVAGPSDCADSSAGSSFVGLRVVAKWSSNGYFYSGMITQDVGAGKYKLLFDDGYECDVLGKDILLCDPIPLETEVTALSEDEYFSAGVVKGHRKESGELYYCIEKEGQRKWYKRMAVILSLEQGNKLREQFGLGPYEPVTPLTKAADISLDNLVEGKRKRRSNLVSPSTSSSSTTPTRKGMESPRVPPGMLSGKRKLVASEEERSPAKRGRAVKTGEFMSTCEGVDPPVLEDHHGPLPHNKTLFLGYAFLLTMATPSDKLANCLKPSDGPAGSSEEEEEFLEMTPYNKHYIAQQLRAGAGYILEDFNETQCNAAYQCLLIADQHCRTRKYLLCLARGIPCVSHIWVYDSCHANQLQNYRNYLLPAGYSLQEQKLLEWHPRENPFRNLKVLLVSDQQQNFLDLWSEILMTGGASSVKQHFSNANNKDIALGVYDVVVTDLSCPAVVLKCAEALRLPVVSQEWVIQSLIAGERVGYNKHPKYKHDYVPH